GGGAACTTTTTGGGCAAAAGAGTTGAACAGTTGGACTTACAATCCTGTTTCTATATAAATATGTGTCATGTTGAACATCAAAGTGGCAGGGAAATTGTATAGATTTATTAGAAGCAAAAACAAGCTTATGATATTGATGTTAAATGACAGGTCCTTTTCTTGTTTACAAATTTGATGTTCACTATAGAACTATCGATTTACGTGTGAAACTAAACGTGTACTTGCTACTGGGCAATTGTGATTTTATATATCctaaaatatatttatacaaGGCTGCCTTTCTGATGATCAAGAACTAGATTCCCAGATTAGTATGTGAATATATAATATTCATCATCCAATTAAATGAAATTGTATAGATGAGAACAAAATGTTGGCACTCTTTTAATTAGTGGATTCACTGAAGCCAATCAAGAATCTGATATCCTTACTCTACATGTACATGAATTCCGCATAAACGCACTATGGATTGAAACAGAGTAAGAACTGATCCCATATTTTTATCCTCCAAAGTGAAAATGTAGATACAACTTTCCCAAGTGCGGTAGTCGGCCATACATAAACTTTTATTTACTAATGCCTGGAAATTATCAGGAGATGTTTATGTTGAGATCAATTATCAGTAATCCGTGCTCTACGCATCCACAGATCGCAGATGTATGATTACGGAAATAAACTGCAATTTACTTCCAGAAATCGATAGATTATAACAGTATGTTCTGAACCTCAAATCTGCAGAGAACTTGAACATTTTACCTGAGTAACTTAACCTACAATCTAATACTTTGTAATGCAAATATGTTAAGTTGATCTCAGAGTAATTCCACCAAATCGAATCGTTTCCATGCCAGAATTTCCACTAACATACATCTTTTTGTGAAATGAAAAAACGTCAGCTGTGTGGTGCCCCATCAAACACTCACTTCTCCAAATTGATTCCACGAGGAAACCATATTGGTActcataattttaatttaatacaAATGCTTAATCTGTTATCCAGACACTCACATAGTTAAGAATCGACAGAATATTCAAATAGATTCACATATGGCCTAGCTAGTGCGACAGTCCTCCGGTGCAAGTCATTTTAAGATTTTCACACGCTTCAAACTCTTTCCCAAATAATAAGGAATATTAGTATTTATGACATGTGTGGATAGTACAGTTGAGGCATTATAAATAAGAGGAGTAAGTTGAGTAAACTTCTGAGGACAAACACAAGCGTCTGTTTCCTCTGTTTCCTTTTGCTCAGTCTCCCCTTTTCACTTCAAGTAATAATAGATCAAAGAAATATAATGGAGGGAAAAAGTAGGGTAGGAAGTTTTGTAGACAAGGCAAAGCCTTATATTTGCATGGTTTCATTACAATTTGGATATGCCGGAATGAACATCATAACTAAAGTGTCTCTCAACAGAGGAATGAGTCACTACGTGCTTGTTGTTTATCGACATGCTTTTGCCACTGCGGTTATTGCTCCCTTTGCTCTTATTCTTGAGAGGTATATATATAATTACGCCTATAAATTAGTTTATAAATTAATCCTTAACTTGCTAGTACTATCTAACACTTTCGCATGTTACAGGAACATAAGGCCGAAGATCACTTTTTCAATCTTCATGCAAATATTTGTGTTGGGACTACTTGGGTGAGTACTATGCATGCAAGTTTTGCAGTTTCTATATATATAGTTTGCCCTGAAATGGTTATATAAGTTCTTGTGTATGTGCATATAGGCCGGTGATTGACCAAAATTTCTACTATGCTGGACTGAAATTCACATCGCCAACTTTTTCTTGCGCCATGAGCAATATGCTGCCTGCAATGACCTTTGTCATGGCAGTTGTCTGCAGGTATGCATATATTATTTCACCATTTCATATATATTCTTGTCAATATAACTAGAAATGATTCTTACAGAAACTAATTATGAAAATCTGATTACATGAATAGGATGGAAATATTAGATATGAAGAAAATTAGATGCCAAGCAAAAGTATTGGGAACAGCAGTGACGGTGGCAGGTGCCATGTTAATGACATTGTACAAAGGAGAGGTTGTGGAAATGTTTTGGTCCAGATACATTCATCCCAAGACCTATCAACCCGctaccaccaccaccaccaccgtCGATGCTGACAAAGATTGGGTTAAAGGTTCCATTCTTCTTATCATTGCCACCTTTGCTTGGGCATCCTTTTTCATCCTTCAGGTATTCTAAATCTATTTGTCTATCAAGAAAATgttaaaaattcttttaataaatataatattgTACTGATTGATGGTTATAAAATTGCAGAATGTTACAATGAGGAGATATACAGCTCCCTATTCACTGACGTGCCTGGTGTGCTTTATGGGTACTCTCCAATCCATTGTCGTAACTCTTGCAATGGAACACAAACCTAATGTCTGGGCTATTGGCTTTGACATGAACCTTCTTGCTGCTGCCTATGCCGTGAGTTTAAAATTTCAACTCCATCACGAATCCTTTAAATAAAGAAGATTTTAATTGACGATTTAAAATTTTGTATAATCAGGGAATAGTAACATCAAGCATTGCGTACTATGTCCAAGGACTGGTTATGCATAAAAGAGGACCAGTTTTTGTAACAGCTTTTAGCCCTTTGATGATGATCATAGTTGCAATCATGGGATCTTTCATTCTTGCAGAAAAAATCTATCTTGGAGGGTAAGTAATTGTTGTTCAATTTTTTGTTTATCGAAAAATTAATTATATGCTAGAAAACTAAGTTGACCCTAGGCTTAAACCTATTTAACATATGCTCTCTTGTTTCTTGCAGAATTCTAGGTGCCATACTAATTGTGATGGGACTATACTCCGTACTATGGGGCAAGTACAAAGAGTACAAGGAAAAGGAAGAGGAGGCGATTATCGAAGCAGTGAAAGATATGAAAAACCAGATGAAAGTGGGATCAGCTGAAGATCTTGAGGCAAATAATGACATTGAAATGCAAAAGAACAGAGAATTAGCAATGGCTCCCACATTAGCCTTCAGCGCATCAGTTCCAGCACCACCTATGCTTGCAGTTGAAGCAAGGAAGCCCTGAAGCAAATAAAAGATCAAAGGTTGGAGGAGATAATAGAATGGATATGTAGTAACCTGTAACAAAGTAAGATTCGAATAATtgttaaaaattaattaattagtagATCGGAAGATTAGTTTGGGAAAGATTGAGGGGCTTTTTGGTACTCAAGGTCTTTTTAGTTTTTGTCCCTTCCTACTTTTGCTATTCGGTAGGTAATAGAATTAATCTTTTGGTTTGTGTCCTTCGTCTAAGTTTTCAGTAATTACTAGTCGATAATCGGTGTGAAACACGGACCAGATTTAAATTTCAATATTAcataatatttttagagaaattattttttaagttatgattataaaatataataaaattatagATAATTTCGTTAACTTAAATTTTATAGAACAACAAACTAATTTAGCGTTATTATGTATCTGCCGACCGAATATATGTAATCAACATTTTACATTCAAACTCTAGTCATGCTCACTATACCTATAGTTTAACAAAATATAAATCAACACTATATTAAGTACCGAATCCATTTAACCACATATTCGAAAATGAAGTAAATAAAGTATTAAATTTAAAAATGGGATGAAAACGTATAATAAATTTTCATATTATAATAATGAGGAATTGAAACGAGTGAAATTAAAAAactgaaataaaataaataaatcttatataattatatatttgtAAATGCTCAAATGAAATGAAATGAAAGTAAGTAGTTATAACCAAATCTTAGTTCTATGATATTATTGTGTTCCACTGTAAGAGGCGTTCATTTTATTAATAAAGTGTATTGATATAATTATGTACGGAAttgataaaattaattaaattcaaTTATTTAGTGACAATGTTCATGTAtagtaaaaaatcaaaataatatagTTTTCGATAATTGAGTTTGAAAGTATGATGAAAATTTGtagataaattattaaaattaccACTTTTTGTGGTTTTTATGCGATTTTTGCATCTTctgaaaatataataaaatacCTTTTGCGACCAAAATTGACTTAAAAGCACGATTGAATATTTTAGTGGTTAAGAGTTTATTATAAGTGTCTAGTTCGATTCTGTCTCACCGCAAGAATATTTTAGAAGAGATACTCAATTATAAGGATTTAAGCCATATTTAGTATAAAAACCTAAAATCAACTAAATGCAATTTTtttcaatattctgaaaaataagtaaaaaaaatttATTGTTACAATTTTTGGCATTTGATTTAATCGGTGGAACTTGTTAAATAACGTATTATACaatcaaatattatttttattactgATTTTTGAAGTTGTAGTTGTTGTCGATTTTGGATTATTTTAGATACAAATGTTGTTGCGAAGTTGCAAAAAGTATAAATATTTCATTACttgggtatttttcaaaaaagttcaaatatataattaatacatttttatataattatgtAGCCATATGAAATTAAAGCCAGTGAAACCAAATAATTGATTTTTGTATATTTGTGTTTAAATAGATATTTGAATCCGATGAAGTcacatatataaattatttagtGATAATCAAAATTTGATATTTTTGTACAACCGTGTTACATCAGAATAGTCTTTGTCTTATTAATGAATTAATGAAGAGGATCACATAATTACGTGATTTTCATGTTCAGACCCGATAAAATAATTAAACTAACGGTATTGAAATAATTAAGATATAATTTTAATctctaaaataatataaatataatgtATATAAGAGTCAAAAATtgggtaaaaataatatatatagaattataagtcataataaataataaattaagaTAAGTATAAGATTAAAGGGGGGTAAATCATAAGAGGTGAAACCAAATTTGTATGActtaaaaaagaaaaataaaaaataaaatagcATCTATAGAATTTTAAAAGTTATACGATATAAAATATAAGACAAATGTAAATAAAAAATGGATGAAACCAAAAATAGTTGAAATCAAATTTGTAACATTTAAAAAGAGATTTCTCTTAAGCCTCAAGAGCCGTCTCTTACCCCTCTCCCCTCTCCTAGGGTTTGTccattttcaagtaaatcgaggGGCTTTCCACTCCTGATCCcttcattttcttttattctcattgaattttttttaataaaaccCAATTCTTTTGGGTATTTGTGTGTCTCTCCTCTTGGAGTGTATGTctgtctctccttttggagtgtttgtTATATTTTTTGTTTAATCATGAGTTAATCTGGTATTGGATCTGTTGAGTACGAAGTTGCTGATATTTTTGGTGATCTACAAAACCTGTATCGAATCTGGGACGGTGATGATTATTGCAaaagctcacctttcacaaccaAAAATTGTTCATCTTTTATGGGTTTACACTTTCGGCATGTTTATAGCTGGTATCCAGCATGTAGATAGATGGGGTGCCTTCGGCATGTTTATAGCTGGTGTCCGAAATGTAGATAGTTGGGGTGCCGCTTCTCCAATCTCATTTAATGCGATTGTTATTTCTGAACATTGGGCTAACCATAGTTTTAACgtgatatggtcaattgcgatgttgTTATCTTCAGAAATGTTGGTGCAATTTGGATCGCCTGAGATGCCTTTGATTTCGTTTTTAgcttcaagaatttttaaattctatgtgttaaacgatcagaAAATAAATTCTAATTGATTTTAGTATGTTTTTTGTTTTATCACCTGGTTGTATcgacagttgggggtttgtcccggttgtattatattcaatttaataaaaaaattctgcATTTGTAAAAAAAAAAGAGATTTCTCTTATTAATGAAGATTATAGATTAAAATTCtgatattttaattattttattaaaaaataatatatatacatatagtgtgtgtacatatatacatatagaATTGTAAGATATATagaaaaaattgaaaataaaatagTACGTATAAAATTGTAgtcataatatataatataaggTTTGTCGATTAAATATTTAAACATGATTAAATTAATAGATATTAAATCATTTGTAGGATGTATTTTTGAGTACTAAAGATTTGAATTTGTATACACTTAAATGAGTAGTTTCTAATACTACTATGCTGATAAGTAAAATCCGTTACAAATGAGACGAATACGAGATTCTGAATGACTTGTGAAAAAACCTTCTTAAATGCAAATACAAATTCAAATGTAGTTATGAACTTTAGAATATGGCAGTATAATACATATTTAAGTATAAGTTTAtccctatttatttatttatttatttattagtgAGAGTATAGACCCCAATATTTTTCAGAGTTAAAAGTAGCCGAAATACACTTGTAAAAAGAAGAACCTAGATTTTTTTTATAGTATTTCTTGCATTGAGTCCATTATTTTTACATAAAGTAATTTAATtttgtattttgatttttatCACTCTTTCATCATTAGACAAAGGAGTAGTTGATAATTCCGGTGTGCGGGCTGTTCCTCCGACACCGCACCTGAATCCTTTGGAGCGGTTTTGGTGTAATTGTTGTAGGCTTTCTGCATAACACGGTTTTGGTGTAGTTGTTGTAGGGTTTCTGCATGACGGGTTTGAGTCCTGCGGCGCCTCCGGTGTGCAGTGTTCTAAAAAGCGGAAATCTGGATTATTCGGTGGACGGACCTTTTAGTGATTATTTGGATAATCGGTGATTAATCGGAGTATTAATCGGAAGCAATTTATGTAATATATAATTCTATTTAAATGTTACTAACCTTCCATAtgatttacaaaaataaaatcacataTCATTAATTGAATATTGATGTTTAAATGgtaatatttacaaaaaaaaccATCATCACTAATCCATAATTGATATTTAAATGGTTTACACTAATTAATTTCTCCTAACTACTCACTAGTCACTACTTGGTAGTTAGAAAATTACTACCTACTAGTTCAAACCTTAAGAtttgaaatattattattaatattaattattaaattttaattattatttttaaaaaccttaaattttcttaattttttttattaatttcaaactTTGACCGATTCGACCGATTTCTGACCCGATCGATCGATTTTTCCCGAACTGCCTGACTTTTGACCGATTTTTTAAAAAACCGTACTTTGACCCTATTGATGATTAATTGAGATGGGACCCGTCTGAACTTCGATTAATTGACCGATTAATCGGTTAATTGGCCGATTAATCGGTTAATCAGTTAATCAGCTGATTTTTAGAACACTaccggtgtgagagtaagaactcgctttggggaagatgaagatagatatgaaTGTAAGGTGGTGTGTATATGAAAGTGATTAGCCCCAAAACCTCTCCtccttgggctatttatagcccaagggtaggtTTTAGGGGTTGGTAACTTTGGATCGTAGTCGTTGGTTTTGGGAGTGGAGGACACCTGACTGGGGTGGATGCCTTACACACGTCAGGGTGGGAATGGCTGAGAAATGTTCTAAGGATCCTCTGACATGTGCCCTGATTATGCTCATGATTGATAAATGACAGTTGTCTCTATCACGCGTTTGTGCATTTGTCTCGCGTGCTGGGGCTTTCAAGGATTGGGCGTTGGGAATCACTAGTCCGGACTAAGGGTAAGCGGGACTGGATGGAGTCAGGAGTCCGggctgttagtcgctaaacacacgctaaaattcacgcaagtatacgcgttcgtaagtaatatagtattatttctagttcgttcccacagggacaAGCTTAGAataactttgtgatttatgcacttatacaataatgatatggctattattcaatgctaagacgaataacaatttgggttgtttatactaagattaactattgagaattatactagagaacattaactaaagtgagtaaagagagttgaataatatataacacaaacatgggactctaacttcattaagtacttcattcaatagccttttcgttcttaaccttagcatgtaatggtgatgacacttatcagataacacgaaactgataaacaccaactttcgttgtacgcataccatactaccaaacatccacaaaagagatagaagctgaatagacaccaattatattgagaccctatatgtctatagaatttgacaacataacggtttaatgcacaagttatctatcgagattacatagggcaagtaagatggttaaaattacctacgaattatgcataacaataacacatgaacctatgctagcatggcaagttctaaatccttaaattcactttcgcttcattaagaagTAACACGcaatcttataagttcgtgacgctcataagacgaataagcacaaccaatactaggatatcataaaatcaccacacactaaggcatcgaaacaaatcaactaaagaaatccataaataaattcgctagaaccccatgataacgattagcccataatgggactcatcatcaatgtgggttccgatgaaagtatggtataataaatTTAGTATTTATACTTAAATAAACCGAA
The sequence above is drawn from the Apium graveolens cultivar Ventura chromosome 2, ASM990537v1, whole genome shotgun sequence genome and encodes:
- the LOC141706075 gene encoding WAT1-related protein At5g07050-like, whose product is MEGKSRVGSFVDKAKPYICMVSLQFGYAGMNIITKVSLNRGMSHYVLVVYRHAFATAVIAPFALILERNIRPKITFSIFMQIFVLGLLGPVIDQNFYYAGLKFTSPTFSCAMSNMLPAMTFVMAVVCRMEILDMKKIRCQAKVLGTAVTVAGAMLMTLYKGEVVEMFWSRYIHPKTYQPATTTTTTVDADKDWVKGSILLIIATFAWASFFILQNVTMRRYTAPYSLTCLVCFMGTLQSIVVTLAMEHKPNVWAIGFDMNLLAAAYAGIVTSSIAYYVQGLVMHKRGPVFVTAFSPLMMIIVAIMGSFILAEKIYLGGILGAILIVMGLYSVLWGKYKEYKEKEEEAIIEAVKDMKNQMKVGSAEDLEANNDIEMQKNRELAMAPTLAFSASVPAPPMLAVEARKP